From Parasphaerochaeta coccoides DSM 17374, a single genomic window includes:
- a CDS encoding flavodoxin family protein, with product MERNKMKTVVFFGSPRKQGNTRKMVDACIEKVGGEILTVDCCGGRFSACTDCRWCRSHAGCSIPDGMDDVYSWVEEADAVIIASPVHMGTLSGPLLSVLSRLQTYWSSKFVRVTDKVVPRKKAGCLLLTAGSSDFDMERNCIYTASFAFRLMNASFLGCVLADNTDHVPAQDNEHAMASARRMGGSLSLWKGQEM from the coding sequence ATGGAAAGGAACAAGATGAAGACTGTAGTGTTCTTCGGTTCTCCGCGGAAGCAGGGCAATACAAGGAAGATGGTCGATGCCTGTATCGAAAAGGTCGGGGGAGAAATCCTGACTGTAGATTGCTGCGGGGGACGGTTTTCCGCCTGCACCGATTGCCGCTGGTGCAGGAGTCATGCAGGATGTTCCATCCCCGATGGCATGGACGACGTGTACTCATGGGTCGAAGAAGCTGATGCCGTGATTATTGCCTCTCCGGTACATATGGGTACGCTCTCAGGTCCCTTGCTGTCCGTCCTCAGCCGCCTACAGACCTACTGGTCGTCAAAGTTCGTTCGTGTGACTGACAAGGTAGTCCCCCGGAAAAAAGCGGGATGTCTCCTGCTCACCGCCGGTTCCAGTGACTTTGACATGGAAAGGAATTGCATCTACACGGCATCATTCGCTTTTAGGCTGATGAACGCATCTTTTCTCGGTTGTGTGTTGGCCGATAATACAGATCACGTTCCCGCACAGGACAATGAACACGCCATGGCTTCCGCCCGGCGGATGGGCGGGTCTTTGTCATTGTGGAAAGGTCAAGAGATGTAA
- the infC gene encoding translation initiation factor IF-3 has product MAIKELRINRKIRSREVFVIDADGTQRGVMNTYDAVQMAEDLGLDLVEVSPNANPPVCKILDFGKYRYEQEKRMREAKKNQTVTKIKEVRMQPKIEKHDMETKSRAITEFLGEGNKVKISVRFRGRELAHTELGKVVLDKILDVLGQNNVSYILERSAKMEGRMMSITVAPGKNTTASTKNTDAGENLASEDDAE; this is encoded by the coding sequence TTGGCTATCAAGGAACTTAGGATTAACCGCAAAATCCGTTCACGAGAAGTATTCGTCATCGATGCCGATGGAACCCAAAGAGGCGTCATGAACACATATGATGCCGTGCAGATGGCAGAGGATCTGGGACTCGACCTTGTCGAAGTCTCCCCCAATGCAAATCCTCCAGTCTGCAAGATTCTTGATTTTGGCAAATACCGGTATGAACAGGAAAAGCGCATGCGGGAAGCCAAAAAGAACCAGACTGTCACCAAGATCAAGGAAGTGCGGATGCAACCCAAGATCGAGAAACATGACATGGAGACCAAGAGCCGCGCCATCACGGAATTCCTTGGAGAAGGCAATAAGGTCAAGATTAGCGTCCGCTTCCGCGGAAGGGAGCTGGCCCATACGGAATTGGGCAAGGTCGTACTTGACAAGATACTTGATGTTCTGGGCCAAAACAATGTATCTTACATACTTGAGCGTTCTGCCAAGATGGAAGGACGCATGATGAGCATTACGGTTGCACCTGGTAAAAATACCACTGCATCCACGAAAAACACTGACGCTGGTGAAAATCTGGCTTCGGAAGATGATGCTGAATAA
- the rpmI gene encoding 50S ribosomal protein L35 — protein MPKMKTRKAAAKRYKVTGSGKIRYKKQGLRHILTKKSSKRKRQLRASGLLHESEVARVRVLLPYA, from the coding sequence ATGCCAAAGATGAAAACAAGAAAAGCCGCTGCAAAGCGGTACAAGGTCACGGGTTCCGGCAAGATCCGCTACAAGAAGCAGGGTCTCCGGCACATTCTCACCAAAAAGAGTTCCAAGCGCAAGCGTCAGCTCCGCGCCAGTGGTCTCCTTCATGAATCGGAAGTCGCCCGCGTCCGCGTGCTGCTGCCTTATGCTTGA
- the rplT gene encoding 50S ribosomal protein L20, with protein MPRAIDGTKRKDRRKKILDQAKGYYGRRSTNNRVAKDAVAKAGQYAYVGRKLRKRDFRQLWIARISAAVRAEGLNYSQFMHGLKQADIDLNRKALSNMAIEDKTAFSALVAQVKKTLA; from the coding sequence ATGCCAAGAGCTATAGATGGAACGAAACGCAAGGACAGACGAAAGAAAATCCTGGATCAGGCAAAAGGGTACTACGGACGCCGCAGCACGAATAACCGTGTCGCAAAGGATGCAGTAGCAAAAGCCGGGCAGTATGCTTATGTCGGACGTAAACTTCGCAAGAGGGATTTCCGCCAACTGTGGATTGCCAGGATAAGCGCCGCTGTCAGAGCTGAGGGACTCAATTATTCTCAGTTCATGCATGGTTTGAAGCAGGCTGACATCGATTTGAACCGAAAGGCTCTATCGAATATGGCCATTGAGGACAAGACCGCTTTTTCCGCTCTTGTCGCGCAAGTCAAAAAGACGCTAGCCTGA